In Granulicatella elegans, one genomic interval encodes:
- a CDS encoding ABC transporter permease/substrate-binding protein: MNEFIRTFQERNSEWLLSLGQHLQLSLLALLLAVVLAIPIAVLVSPSKKVSGFLLQIAGIIQTLPSLALIGLFIPLMGIGTLPALTTLVLYALFPILQNTITGLQGIDESLVEAGIAFGMTKFERLKKFEIAIAMPVMMSGIRTAAVFIIGTATLAALIGAGGLGSFILLGIDRNNSSLILIGAISAAILAILFNFLLKWMETAKLRTILAAFVVLMIGLGASYAPTIVKMQTSDKLVIAGKLGAEPEILMNMYKLLIEDQTRLKVEVKPNFGKTNFLYEALKKGDIDIYPEFSGTITESLLKNKPKVSHEPEEVYEVARKGILEQDGFVFLKPMAYQNTYAVAVPKQLAEDEKLTKISDLKKVNRPLKVGFTLEFNDREDGNKGLQSMYGLQLDVATMEPALRYQAIQSGDIQVTDAYSTDAEISRYQLKVLEDDKQLFPPYQGAPLMKQELLKKHPELEGVLNQLAGKISEEEMSQMNFEVGANGRPAEEVAREYLVKVNLLKR; this comes from the coding sequence ATGAATGAATTCATTCGAACATTTCAAGAGAGAAATAGTGAGTGGCTGTTATCCCTTGGGCAACACCTTCAACTTTCGTTATTAGCCTTATTATTAGCAGTAGTCCTTGCTATTCCTATTGCAGTATTAGTGAGTCCATCGAAAAAGGTTTCTGGATTTTTATTACAAATTGCAGGAATTATTCAAACATTACCATCTTTAGCGTTAATTGGATTATTTATTCCATTAATGGGAATTGGAACATTGCCAGCCTTAACGACTTTAGTGTTATATGCGCTATTCCCGATTTTACAAAATACAATTACAGGGCTACAAGGAATTGATGAAAGTTTAGTTGAAGCAGGAATTGCGTTTGGAATGACAAAGTTTGAACGTCTTAAAAAATTTGAAATTGCCATAGCAATGCCTGTAATGATGTCGGGGATTCGTACTGCAGCGGTGTTCATTATTGGAACAGCGACTTTAGCAGCATTAATTGGTGCAGGGGGATTAGGAAGCTTTATTTTATTAGGAATTGATCGAAATAATTCAAGTTTAATCTTGATTGGTGCTATTTCTGCTGCAATTTTAGCAATTTTATTCAACTTCTTATTGAAATGGATGGAAACTGCAAAATTAAGAACGATTTTGGCAGCCTTTGTAGTCTTAATGATTGGATTAGGAGCTTCTTATGCTCCAACAATTGTTAAAATGCAAACATCAGATAAACTAGTGATTGCAGGGAAATTAGGAGCAGAACCTGAGATTTTGATGAATATGTATAAGTTATTAATTGAAGATCAAACAAGATTAAAAGTCGAAGTAAAGCCAAACTTCGGAAAGACGAATTTTTTATATGAAGCATTGAAAAAGGGAGATATTGATATTTACCCAGAATTTTCAGGAACGATTACAGAAAGTTTATTGAAGAATAAACCTAAAGTAAGTCATGAACCTGAAGAAGTGTACGAAGTAGCTCGTAAAGGAATTTTAGAACAAGATGGTTTTGTATTTTTAAAACCAATGGCGTATCAAAATACTTATGCAGTTGCCGTACCAAAACAACTAGCAGAAGATGAAAAATTAACAAAAATTTCTGATTTAAAAAAAGTGAATCGTCCATTAAAAGTTGGATTTACACTAGAATTTAATGATCGTGAAGACGGAAATAAAGGATTGCAAAGTATGTATGGCTTACAATTGGATGTAGCTACAATGGAACCTGCATTACGTTATCAAGCGATTCAATCTGGTGATATTCAAGTTACAGATGCTTATTCAACAGATGCAGAAATTTCACGTTACCAATTAAAAGTATTAGAGGATGATAAACAATTATTCCCACCGTATCAAGGGGCTCCTCTAATGAAACAAGAATTGTTGAAAAAACATCCTGAGTTAGAAGGAGTCTTAAATCAATTAGCTGGAAAAATTTCTGAAGAAGAAATGAGTCAAATGAACTTTGAAGTAGGTGCAAATGGAAGACCTGCTGAAGAAGTTGCTAGAGAATATTTAGTGAAGGTTAATCTATTAAAACGGTGA
- a CDS encoding methyltransferase domain-containing protein: protein MMQKKIDWSREFIQKHQQLFACPYCHSAIESVDGYSMVCMNRHRFDINKKGTLHLMKQKANEDYDAELFTHRYELAQSGFFNPLLDEVLTLIPKQENQLMVDIGCGEGSPLAYLSPFLETIPLVGMDIAKEGILAASHHHSQKALWIVADLAQLPFGDESCCTLINMLTPSNYKEFNRVLALGGKLIKIIPGSNYLIELRQQLYKSNQEKQHYSNKDIVERFKQEYPSMKMKEVSYQVTLTKEMYEHLLQMTPLYWGASIEDQEYSKNHPLETITVHLWILVGEKN from the coding sequence ATGATGCAAAAGAAAATCGACTGGAGTCGAGAGTTTATACAAAAACATCAACAGTTATTTGCATGTCCCTATTGTCATTCTGCTATTGAAAGCGTAGATGGCTACAGTATGGTCTGTATGAACCGTCATCGTTTCGATATTAATAAAAAAGGAACTCTCCATTTGATGAAACAAAAAGCGAATGAGGATTATGATGCAGAGCTATTTACGCATCGATATGAATTAGCGCAAAGTGGTTTCTTCAATCCGCTATTAGACGAAGTTTTGACGCTTATTCCAAAACAGGAGAATCAACTAATGGTTGATATTGGTTGTGGAGAAGGAAGCCCACTTGCTTATTTATCGCCATTTTTAGAAACGATTCCTTTAGTAGGGATGGATATTGCCAAGGAAGGAATTTTAGCGGCTAGTCATCATCATTCTCAAAAAGCTTTATGGATTGTGGCAGATTTAGCCCAGTTACCTTTCGGGGATGAATCTTGTTGCACGCTTATAAATATGTTAACTCCTTCGAATTATAAGGAGTTCAACCGTGTATTAGCATTAGGAGGAAAATTAATTAAAATTATTCCTGGAAGTAATTATTTAATTGAATTAAGACAACAATTATATAAAAGTAATCAAGAAAAACAACACTATTCTAATAAGGATATTGTAGAACGATTTAAACAAGAATATCCATCTATGAAGATGAAGGAAGTTTCCTATCAAGTGACACTGACAAAAGAAATGTATGAACACTTATTACAAATGACTCCTTTATATTGGGGAGCGAGTATTGAAGATCAGGAATATAGTAAAAATCATCCTTTAGAAACAATTACAGTTCATTTATGGATATTAGTTGGAGAAAAGAATTAA
- a CDS encoding ABC transporter ATP-binding protein: MIEYKNVALRYEEKPVLKNVNLRIEDGEFMVLVGPSGSGKTTMMKMINQLIEPTDGNIYLNEKRIKDHHQRELRLETGYVLQQIALFPNLTVAENIALIPEMKGWKKEQIQEQTRVLLEKVGLSFEDDAHRYPKELSGGEQQRVGIVRAIIATPKILLMDEPFSALDAISRKQLQDLTKQLHQEFKMTTLFVTHDTDEAVKLADRIAVLKDGEIVQVATPYEIQTQPANEFVKELFKGGEHHE, encoded by the coding sequence ATGATTGAATACAAAAATGTAGCATTACGCTATGAAGAAAAACCTGTCTTAAAAAATGTTAATTTACGCATTGAAGATGGTGAATTTATGGTGTTAGTGGGACCATCTGGTTCAGGGAAGACAACGATGATGAAAATGATTAACCAATTAATTGAACCGACAGATGGAAATATTTACTTAAATGAAAAACGGATTAAAGATCATCATCAACGAGAATTACGATTAGAAACTGGATATGTTTTGCAACAAATTGCACTTTTTCCAAATTTAACAGTGGCAGAAAATATTGCTTTAATTCCTGAGATGAAAGGTTGGAAAAAAGAACAAATTCAAGAACAAACGAGGGTATTATTAGAAAAAGTAGGACTTTCTTTTGAAGATGATGCACATCGTTATCCAAAAGAATTATCCGGAGGAGAACAACAACGAGTAGGAATTGTTCGGGCTATTATTGCGACTCCAAAAATATTATTAATGGATGAACCTTTTTCGGCATTAGATGCCATTAGCCGTAAACAATTACAAGATTTAACAAAACAACTGCATCAAGAATTTAAAATGACAACTTTATTTGTCACACATGATACAGATGAAGCCGTAAAATTAGCTGATAGAATTGCTGTATTAAAAGATGGAGAAATTGTACAAGTAGCTACTCCTTATGAAATTCAAACGCAACCTGCTAATGAGTTTGTCAAAGAATTATTTAAAGGGGGAGAACATCATGAATGA
- a CDS encoding MarR family winged helix-turn-helix transcriptional regulator has product MDGKKNGGCFIHHIRLLNGRLYQKLLSKEPDALFRSEQEKILSVLWNDTDGYITCTELSCRTGLANNTLTSMLKKLEEQGLVCMQDCPKDKRRKYVNLTELGKSQKEIGEKVSRELGKIFYAGFKEEEIVQVENYLNRILQNLKDGEQE; this is encoded by the coding sequence ATGGATGGTAAAAAGAATGGGGGATGTTTCATTCACCATATTCGTTTATTAAATGGAAGACTTTATCAAAAACTATTGAGTAAAGAACCGGATGCTCTTTTTAGAAGTGAACAAGAAAAAATACTGTCTGTTTTATGGAATGATACTGATGGGTATATTACATGTACAGAATTGAGCTGTAGAACAGGTTTAGCGAACAACACATTAACAAGTATGCTAAAAAAATTAGAAGAACAAGGCTTAGTTTGTATGCAAGATTGTCCGAAAGATAAACGTAGAAAATATGTGAATTTAACGGAATTAGGAAAATCTCAAAAAGAAATTGGAGAAAAAGTTAGCCGTGAATTAGGAAAAATCTTCTATGCAGGATTTAAGGAAGAAGAAATTGTACAAGTAGAAAACTATTTAAATCGAATTCTGCAAAATTTAAAAGATGGAGAACAGGAGTAA